AAGTGGGGCTGTAGCTTGGTGACGTTGGGCTGTAGCTTGGAGATGTAGGACTGTAGCTTGGAGATGTGGGTGAGTATGATGGACTGGTGGGCGAGTAAGTTGGACTTGTTGGGGAGTAATTTGGGCTTGTAGGACTATAGGTGGGAGAGCCAGGTGTATAGGATGGGGAGGTGGGACTATAACTTGGTGATGCAGGGCTGTATGATGGAGAGAGAGGGCTATATCCTTTTTCTGGGGTGAAAACAGGAGAAGATGGACTGTATCCCCCTGAAGATGGAGAGTAGCCACCTGGTGATGGAAATGGTGAGAATGCCATGTGCCCAACATATGGTGAGAATGAAGCATCTGTATTAATGGGGGAAGCCCTGATGTTGGGACTCAGCAGATAACTTGGTGACATCATTCCTTCATGATAGGGTGTCCCGGATATGGGAGAACGCGCTGGTGTCATCCCAAAGTCCAGACCTTCAACATAACTTGGTAGTTGAAGTTCTATTGCCTGTTGCAACATCTGGTCATTCAGATATAATGAACAACCTCCAGTACCAATAGGCGCAAGCTGACCAAGCATAATGTTCTCCGTGACACCTCTCAGGTGGTCAGATTCAGCATATACAGCGGCATCAAGCAAGATATCGACAGTCTCTTCGAAGGAACATCTCATAAGAGGCCCAGTGTCATTACGATTGATACCGTGCCTTGTAATAGCCATTAGATGACCTCTGTATGTCATTGTATCACAAAGAATGGCTAGATGCCTGTAGTTCACATAGGATCCATCGAAAGATATAACCACCCGAAGCTCATCCAAGAGAGATCGACGGACAGCCTCAATTCCAAGAACCTCAATTACTTCAATCAAATGATTACTTGTTGTTCTTGTAGCATCAACATCCTCATGACACATCACGGCTAAGAGATTCACACCTTCTGTATCAAGCATCCACTCCTGATCTGCTTTGAAACCATCATTTTGCTCAAATTTATTGACCTTCCCTTTTTTGATGAACACTTTGTTAATGTCTGGGATGCCTCTTAGAGCCATTTCTGTCAACATGTTGCCCTCTATCTTCTTGAGGAAGACATCATCCTCAGCagactcatcttgtatttctcCCTTTGGAGCGTCATCATTTGTGATACGGATACGGAGGATGAGCTTATCAGCATTATCATCATTAAATATGCATGACAGGTCATCATCAAATTCACGGTTGATCTTCTCAGCAATATCAGCCATGCTCAACTTCTTATCAACCATCATCTCACGGTTAAGCTCAATACGCAGCAGCCAAGGAGAGATCTTATCCGGGTCAATATCTTCATCGGGCATTTCATAATACGACCGGACGAACTCCACATCCTCTTCAATGATGGTTCCTAGAGGATCAGGGTCATACCATATCTCAGTGGCATGGGTTACACTGCGCAGTGTGGTGTACTCTAGAGCACATTGAACATTCTTAGCCAACTCTTTCATTTTGTTCACCTCAGGCTTCAGGTAAACAGACAAAGATGGAGTCTTTATCTTCTTGGCAACATTAATAATTTCTCTCAACCTGGGAACCCCAAGGGTGACATTCTTGGCACTGACACCAGCATAATGGAAGGTATTCAGAGTCATCTGAGTTGCTGGTTCTCCAATGGACTGTGCAGCAACACATCCAATCATTTCACCAGGGGCCACCAAAGACTGAAGGAACCTAGATTCAATCTCACCAATAACCCATTCGAAAGCTTCCTTTGTAAGCCTGTATTCCTTCAAGACCCTCTTGCTAGCAAACGTGCTACGAAGCAGGATATTGAAGAACAAGGTTGCATTCTTCTGAGCCTCAATGCTCATAGCATCATCACCAGGTACAACCTTTAGTCTTTCTTGAAGTTTATCTATTGCTTCCACAATTTCCATTGGGTGCATATCAGAAGGTCTTCTAAAATCAATCTTGAATGTCTTCTGGGCATTCCAGATAAGTCGCTTGAGGTTCACAGGCAAATGCCATGCATGGTCACCAGTTGTGGCAATCTCTGTCCCAAGCTGGAACCGATCAGCTTCTAGCTTTTGAACCTCTGCTTCAAACACATTTCTGAATTCACGTATggtcttcaaatcatcaacatgTTCAGGCAGCATGTAGTTGGGCCTCCAGTTCTCGTCATCCAGCTCATAACGGAATACATTATCAAACTcagccttcttcatcttcaatGAGTCCAATTTTTGAGATTCAATCCAAACAGCATCCATGCCATCTTCCCCATACAAGAACTGAATTACGTCTCCCAGAGAATTTCTTACAGTACCATCATATTTCACCATGATGTCCTCCATAGCCTTCACAAGTCTCCTCTGGATATATCCGGTCTCAGAAGTCTTGACAGCAGTATCGATAAGACCTTCTCTACCACCCATAGCATGAAAGAAAAATTCTTGTGGTGTCAGGCCTCGAAGGTAAGAATTCTCCACAAATCCACGGCTTTCAGGACCAAAGTCATCTTTTGTAAAATGTGGAAGAGTCCGATCAATGAAACCAAATGGGATCCGCTTGCCCTCAACATTCTGCTGTCCGACACATGCAGTCATTTGTGATATGTTGATGAAACTGCCTTTTGAGCCTGCGGTGACCATAGCCTTCAAATTGTTGCTTTCAGATAAGCTCTTCTGAGCACTGCTTCCAGCATCATCACGAGCCTTGTTGAGAACCTGGAACACAAAGGGAATTGATTTTAGTTAACCTAAGCACTCTTACATTAAAGACCTAAACAAAGGCTAACAATAACAGAAGCAAACAGAAACACAGTACCTGGTTCACTTTGTTTTCAAATGATTCCATCATGGTGCGTCCTGGCTCAGCTTCCAACTGCTTCTCCTGTGCTTTTTTAATAAGCTCCTTCACATCATTTTTAGCTTTAGAAATTGTATCATTAATCTTTTCCATGGTGGCTGCATCAGCAATAGTATCCCCAATTCCAATACTGAAACCATTCTGAAGAAGCCAATAGTTGACAAGCCACTGCGTATGACCTAAGAACTTGCGGGCAGCATCTGGACCAACCTCTTCCCTGAGAAGACAAGTTAAGATGGAATTTTCTTAGAAAATGGAAATGGCAAAAGTTCTTAACTTCTTATTCCCATGCAACTTTCAAGTCAAAGAACTTAGATGAAGCATACTTACCAAATGACATGGATAAGACTTCCAGAGCCTGTTCCAAGACTCTTTTTGCAAAGGGTACCAGATAGAAGCTCTCCCTTCTCTATCCTGACCATCGTGTCACCAGGAGTAATAAACCCTGTTTCTGTTTCTGAATGCCAGGCTGAAAACCGAATTAAATTTATTTGCTTGGGAATAATCAAGTTAAAAACTTGTTTCCCAGTCCAAATAGGCCTAGGTTTCAAAATAGCAGGTGCAGGAATCTTCCCATCGAAGTCTTGCCACCACATCAAGATGTTCATAAATACATCCtggtataaaattttaaatgagCCACAAAACTGAACAGAGTACAAATGAAAAATAAGAGTTAGGTTTCTGCTTTATTTACCTTTTCAATGAGTGTGTCCCTTTTAGTAATTTTACGACACCCAAGCAGTGTGTCCTGGACAATACCCATGACAGGCCTATTTGATTGTGGGGACACGATGCATTTTGGCACCATCATTAACTCTAGAACTTCTGCCCTGGTCTCAAATGACTGAGGGACATGCATATTCATTTCATCCCCATCAAAATCAGCATTATATGGTGAAGTGACAGACAAGTTCAACCGGAAAGTTGAGTAGGGCATAATTTTGATGCGATGCCCCATGATAGACATTTTATGAAGGCTTGGTTGCCGGTTGAAAAGAACAAAATCCCCATCATTGAGGTGCCTCTCCACCTGGGGAAATCAGGCAAAAGATGAGTTAAATATAAAACAATTTTACAATGAGATTGTTAGAAAGGCAGCATCTTCAATAATTATAGTGAAATTAATACCCACCTTGTAACCCAGCTCCAAATGCTGATCACTGCTTTTCTTCACATAGCGAAGATCAAGCCTCTGACCATCTTCCCTGATGATGTACTTTGCACCTGTCTTCCCTGGGGGAGGGTGAGGCCCATATTCCACAAGTTCCTTCAACCTGACATTATTGAATTTAGCTGCAAATGGTCATTAAAAAGCACAGTGGTTGCATAACATGTGTCAATAACAGCAAACTGGTTCACCTCTCAATGTTATATGGAGTAACTGTTTCAGGATATGTCAGGTTCAATGCAATACTCCATGGTACTCCCAGTTCATCAATGTTTATATTTGGATCTGGTGTGATAACAGTACGGGCCGAGAAATCAACACGCTTGCCCATCAAATTTCCTCTAATCCGGCCTTCTTTTGCTTTAAGCCTGCTACAAATTGATTTGATAGGCCTTCCAGAACGCTGTGTAGCCTGAGCATTCAACCAAAAAATAAAGATCAGTAAACTTATCCTGATATCCAGAAGTTAAGCACACAAAATAGCATTTTAACCTATACTCACCCTGGGTTGACCAGGAAGTTCATTATCAAAGTatgttgcaatatgaaattgcAACAGCTGAGCAAACTCTGTTATAATGTGAGCTGGAGCACCATTTCTTTCTTGCCTTCTCAAATTCTCATTATGTCGTATTATCATAGCTAATTGATGAGTCAAATCATCCTGTAGCAAGGCCAAGAAGAATAACAGTGAGGAGCTTATAAAATGTTTTCTTCAAGGTAGGGGCTGAAGCAGTAGCCCTTAAATCTCTTTATTAGAAGAATAGTAATGAGCTATGAAGCATGCATTCTTCATCCATGCAACAACCATTAGACATATAATAACTATAGTGGTATTAAGCTTACCTCACTTCTGGAAGAAGTGTCCATCATGACAGATGGTCTAACAGGGGGTGGAGGAATTGGAAGAACTTGAAGTATCATCCAATCAGGACGGGCAAATTTGGGATTCAGACCCAACAGAAGGCAGTCCTCGTCACTTATACGCTTAAGTACGTTAAGGACCTGGTTAAAGAAGCGATGTTAGACACCACATGATTACAAGAACATTCACAGAATGACAAGCTGAATTGAGTAGAGATTATAGTAATACCCTCTCAGCGGAGAGGATTTGCTTTCGTTCCACTGGCTCAGGGAGTTGATCCTGATCATCAGTTTTCTTCTTTGGAGCTTTGAACTCTGCAACCATCCTCATACCATCAACTGTAATATTTGGCTGCTGAGCACCACAACCACCTCTTTTCTTAACAGGATCGTCAGTGTCATGCTGCTCCTGAACATCAAGGTCATCACCACCTGCACAGACTTTTTTGCTCTTGCAAGCATCATATATTCTCTTCAATCTATTCTTTGGATTCCTGATTTTCAGAGCCTGCTTAAATTTGGTATCATCCTGCATGACAAAAAATGGATAAAAGTAAATAACATGTAAAATACAAAGGTCTGCCAACATAAATGGTAACATGATAAGCATCTTAATGGTTACATATGTGAGAACACATTAATCAGAACATGTGAAAGACTCGAAATTTGAGCATGGTCAGGTTCCATTGCCATGATAACAAATTTGCTTTCGCTAAGGGGCTAATACAATAAATGCAAACTATACACTTACGCATATCAGCTAATAAGCTTCATCAAACATATTATAGAACAAAGAATAAAGATATATCAGGTTGCGGAGAAATAAAGGACAAGTGAAATAATTGCAGTTTACATGCCAGAATGGTACTTCAACAAGTTCATCTCTGTCCATAGTGAAAAGGTGCTAATGATGAACAGAGCCAAGTACAGTAAAAAAGTGACGACGATGAAGGTTCTCACAGTTTCAGTTTACCATGTCTTAAATTAAAATCATAACAACTTCAAGTATAGCGAGATATACACACATACTGCAACACAACCAAAACCAACAGTACCTCATCTGCGAGGATCTTGGAGCAGTTAAAGCAGACGCAGCGCATAATGGACAGCACAGTTTTAATGAAGCCGATGTGGAACATGGGCTTTGCAAGCTCAAGGAGTCCAAAGTGGCCTGGACACTCCGCCATGCCTGCCATGCATGTCTCGCACTTGATTTTCCGGTCAATAGTCCCCAATCGAGGGTCACTGAGCCCACCGGGCTTAGGCTTCCCCCTCTCCATTGTCTCTGCATGTTCTATTTGAACCACCGACATTTGTCTCTGCAAAGGCAGAAAGCAATAAATAGCAATCATTTTCTATTCCCAGAAATCAGTTCCTCACATGCCACATATGAACCAGATTAACTTTTTAATGAAGTGTTACTATTGACCCCAACAAATAATATGGTCGAACTCATCATCAATATCACTTTAATACTAAATAACAAGGAATTTGTGCTATATTTGTGCAGACATACAACCGTTTCAGTTGCAGTTGAACCTGACAGAATCAGACATACAAAATAGATTTCATCTCTATACACGTATACAGATATGGCAAACAGTAAGTCACGCAACCACAACCTACTAAGTTTAAGCTCTACCATGCACTTTACAAGTCACAATGGCACTTTAATTCCTCGTATTTCTCAAAATTAAAGTAAGCATGCTAAGTTCAAACTAAACCATGCATTTCACAGTACAAAGTTCAAATTTAATCATAAACCTTGACAGGGCAGTGCTTTGTGCAAACATAACCACGTATCTCCAAAAGCCACAGTAGCAGTACACTTTTCTTTTCCCTTAAGGATACTCAAATTTTAGGAAAATGACAGTCTGTGCGGTTGTACACATTCTAATTGCCTAACTTCACCGAGACAGACTCTGGCAAGCTGGTAGTCTAGCTCACTCCAATCAATAGTTACAGAAAACGTGCGCTGAATCAGACATCAAATCCCAGTTCATGACCAACTTAATAAGGTAGCTAGGAAACACCTATCACTCAAGAGCACGAATACTAGGCCTGCCCACTCTACTTAGTAAGCTAGTAGCTAGCAACCACCAATCACAGATACGCCAAACAGTAGGTAACGTAACCACAACCTACAAAGTTCAAGCTCTACCATGCACTTTATGAGTCACGTCAGCAATGTAGTTGGTCATACTTTTCAAAATTAAAGTACAAAGCACAAGTGCCAAGAAGTTCAAACTCAATCGTACATCTCCACTGTTCTGCAGTGCTA
The Panicum virgatum strain AP13 chromosome 6N, P.virgatum_v5, whole genome shotgun sequence genome window above contains:
- the LOC120678485 gene encoding DNA-directed RNA polymerase II subunit RPB1-like, translated to MDARFPYSPAEVAKVQLVQFGILSPDEIRQMSVVQIEHAETMERGKPKPGGLSDPRLGTIDRKIKCETCMAGMAECPGHFGLLELAKPMFHIGFIKTVLSIMRCVCFNCSKILADEDDTKFKQALKIRNPKNRLKRIYDACKSKKVCAGGDDLDVQEQHDTDDPVKKRGGCGAQQPNITVDGMRMVAEFKAPKKKTDDQDQLPEPVERKQILSAERVLNVLKRISDEDCLLLGLNPKFARPDWMILQVLPIPPPPVRPSVMMDTSSRSEDDLTHQLAMIIRHNENLRRQERNGAPAHIITEFAQLLQFHIATYFDNELPGQPRATQRSGRPIKSICSRLKAKEGRIRGNLMGKRVDFSARTVITPDPNINIDELGVPWSIALNLTYPETVTPYNIERLKELVEYGPHPPPGKTGAKYIIREDGQRLDLRYVKKSSDQHLELGYKVERHLNDGDFVLFNRQPSLHKMSIMGHRIKIMPYSTFRLNLSVTSPYNADFDGDEMNMHVPQSFETRAEVLELMMVPKCIVSPQSNRPVMGIVQDTLLGCRKITKRDTLIEKDVFMNILMWWQDFDGKIPAPAILKPRPIWTGKQVFNLIIPKQINLIRFSAWHSETETGFITPGDTMVRIEKGELLSGTLCKKSLGTGSGSLIHVIWEEVGPDAARKFLGHTQWLVNYWLLQNGFSIGIGDTIADAATMEKINDTISKAKNDVKELIKKAQEKQLEAEPGRTMMESFENKVNQVLNKARDDAGSSAQKSLSESNNLKAMVTAGSKGSFINISQMTACVGQQNVEGKRIPFGFIDRTLPHFTKDDFGPESRGFVENSYLRGLTPQEFFFHAMGGREGLIDTAVKTSETGYIQRRLVKAMEDIMVKYDGTVRNSLGDVIQFLYGEDGMDAVWIESQKLDSLKMKKAEFDNVFRYELDDENWRPNYMLPEHVDDLKTIREFRNVFEAEVQKLEADRFQLGTEIATTGDHAWHLPVNLKRLIWNAQKTFKIDFRRPSDMHPMEIVEAIDKLQERLKVVPGDDAMSIEAQKNATLFFNILLRSTFASKRVLKEYRLTKEAFEWVIGEIESRFLQSLVAPGEMIGCVAAQSIGEPATQMTLNTFHYAGVSAKNVTLGVPRLREIINVAKKIKTPSLSVYLKPEVNKMKELAKNVQCALEYTTLRSVTHATEIWYDPDPLGTIIEEDVEFVRSYYEMPDEDIDPDKISPWLLRIELNREMMVDKKLSMADIAEKINREFDDDLSCIFNDDNADKLILRIRITNDDAPKGEIQDESAEDDVFLKKIEGNMLTEMALRGIPDINKVFIKKGKVNKFEQNDGFKADQEWMLDTEGVNLLAVMCHEDVDATRTTSNHLIEVIEVLGIEAVRRSLLDELRVVISFDGSYVNYRHLAILCDTMTYRGHLMAITRHGINRNDTGPLMRCSFEETVDILLDAAVYAESDHLRGVTENIMLGQLAPIGTGGCSLYLNDQMLQQAIELQLPSYVEGLDFGMTPARSPISGTPYHEGMMSPSYLLSPNIRASPINTDASFSPYVGHMAFSPFPSPGGYSPSSGGYSPSSPVFTPEKGYSPLSPSYSPASPSYSPTSPSYTPGSPTYSPTSPNYSPTSPTYSPTSPSYSPTSPSYSPTSPSYSPTSPSYSPTSPVYSPTSPAYSPTSPAYSPTSPSYSPTSPSYSPTSPSYSPTSPSYSPTSPSYSPTSPSYSPTSPSYSPTSPAYSPTSPGYSPTSPSYSPTSPSYSPTSPSYNPSSAKYSPSHAYSPSSPRMTPYSQTSPSYSPTSPTYSPTSPSYSQPSPSYSPTSPFNTSGGPSPDYSPTSPNYSPSGSYSPTAPGYSPSSTGQANDKDDESTR